The Papaver somniferum cultivar HN1 chromosome 6, ASM357369v1, whole genome shotgun sequence genome segment CACATAGACGTAGCTTTTTGGTTCATCTTTTCCAGCAAGATTTCCATATTTAAGTCAATCCCGAAAATATCTCCATTTTTCGGAATTCTTGCCAAAGTCTGTTAATCGattaatttgaaaatattttccatattttcagtATATATCCTTAATAAATAATCATCTTTTCTTTCCGAAAATTTTCGGATTAGGAATTTATTTTTTATGAGAATATTTTCTCTCCTTTAATAGCATGAAACTCACTAATGGTTGCCTCTATAGCTATTGCAGTGGTTATCAAATGAAAGAATCGTGTTCATCGATAAAGCAGTCTTTTTTGTTCTCATGCAATGTATAAGAGGCTGTATAACATTCACCTTCGCGAAAATCCTTTGGTGATTGCAAAGATGTCATTTTTATCAACAACTGTTTCCGTCAGTATTCAAGGCCAAGTTTATTCCATGGCCGCTCATATGTTGAGTGTAAGTTTTGATCAAAGTAATCTCTTTGTACTTCTGTCGATATTCATCGACTCTGCTTTTATCCAAGCTAATTCTCATAATCATCTCTAATGATTCTTGCCTATCAGCTGTGGATATAGTCTGCACCGTGAGCTGTGGATATAGTCTGCACCGCCAGTCCATAGTCCATGTACTCCTTTTCTGTTAATAGACCATACTCCTTTTCTGGTTTATGGAGTTCCAAACACTACAGAGATCCTTCCTTTTATTTTGCATCACAGATCACaactattgtttttatttttattctaatCCAAGACTAAAATAATTTTTCGAGATCCTTGTTTTAAATATCATGGGTTCGAATATATTTTCTGTTTGTAATATGTCATTATCTCACACCTTTATTAAGGTTTCTTCCTAATACCTAATGACTCTTGCGGATACACAGTTTTTTGTTTTCTGTTAATAGACCATACTCCTTTTCTGGTTTAACCCTTGTCAATTGGAGGAAGAATTCATGAAACAGAAAACTCTCTAAAGCCTGTGAAGGTAACAACTACTGTTCAATACATCAAGTTAGTTTTATATATCATCATTGGTTTGCAAATTCAGGAAACTATTTGACGATCTCTCAATAATTTTATGAAGCATGCAAATGCTTATATGAGTTATCTCTAGGTTTAGCTAAGCAAACCTAATCATCATCCTATATCTTGTTTACCTTTCCGTCtgcaatatttatttatttttgctacaTACTgacacaaaagatttttggttggGTTATCAACAACAGTGGTACTTCCGTTTCTCAAGTACTCACTAACACCATGGAGTTTAAGTTATCTGGATATACACTCACGGCATGAAGAccgtaaaaaaaaaatgatgaaaagaaGATCACGAAGATCATAAAGTTCAACTGCCGCGGTCTAAATACGTGAATGAAGCATCCATGCCATGGTCGAAGCACGTCATGCAGAGTTTAAATTACAAGGTTTCTTTTCAAGATATTGTCCAAGTTGCACACTTCATTTCTCTAcgtgtccaacttgaggggggtgttGGAATATATGGCACACATATTAGCCACTGAGGTGATCGAGGTGGTGAGTTAGCTTTTGGTTCATTGAACGGACGTGTGgagaagatatttacaagaccAAGTCATGCATAAGATTACGCATTCTGGCTATTAACTCCTTTATTCTAGCTGGATAAGTTAGTTTACCTAGTCAATGTATTTTGCTATTCTAGGTTTACTTTTGATCCAATAATCCTATAAATAGGACTCGTCATGTAACTGTAATATTATCCCAGAATCATAAAACTCTGAAGATCAATAATCCAATCCACCCTACGGGGTTCTgtcagtggacgtaggcgttagtgccgaaccactttaattctCCTGTCTCTTTTATCTTTGATTTAGTTTTGTCTAATCCGTCTCtatgatacccataatttattatctTTACATATTTGACATCTCTCTAAATAAAGTACGTAGTATTTTATTGGGCTTAAAATTGTTAAAGTAGATTCCTGTTTTAGTTTCTTCTAAATTCTTCTAGTTATTGAGGCCTATACAACAAGGTATAAAGTCCTAAAGAAAATATACAAATTTCATCTTTTCTGGTGTTTGTTTTTATATACAGAGAGGTTTCACACAGTCTGTGGTGGTGAATAGTTGGAGATAAACACTTCTACAAACAACTGAGGAGGATGAAGACGTCACCAATTGTGGTGCTAGCAGTTCTTTTTTCTGCTCTCCTTGTTATGGTAATCCCACAAAATTCAGGTAATGTGATCAATAACCTTGTGTTCTTTTGTTTCCTTCTACATGTTTTCAGACTAGTTATCCGCAGCCTATAAGAGTTACAATTCACAGCATATTTGTTAAGATAATCCTTTTCAGTGATATCATTCTTGAGGTTGCCGGTTAGAGTGTTCGACATCAATTCCACGAGTGAAAAAAGTGAGGCAATTAAGAAAAAATCTTTTCTGATATCAAGTCATTAAATTTTCAATGACAGCTGAAGTTGTGTTCAGATTCAATGTGTATTTTATATTAGAAATTCCAAGTTATGAGCAGCAAAACTCTTGCCACTAAGATGAAGAAACTAATCAAACTCTTTATATTTCTATGTTTTTGGTTTTGCTTGGCAACAGTTGAGGCAGACGGGGAATTAGGACAGCAATGGTGTATTGTTGATCGTCAAGCCTCTAATGAAACTATTCAAGGGGCACTAAACTGGGCGTGTTCGCAAGGGGATGATATTTGCCTTAATATACAAGAAGGAAAGCCTTGCTATCTCCCAAACACATTGGAAGACCATGCTTCCTATGCTTTCAACAGTTACTATCAAAAATTCAAGAGTCAAGGTGCCACTTGTTATTTCAATGGTGCTGCCATGGCTAATGAAGAGGACCCAAGTAAGATGTTCAATTTCTTTCACAAAAGTTCTTGAGAGAAAAATATCAAATTCTTATTGTTAATCCCACTGCATTGCTGCAAACTAACAATACAATGCCAGTGTGCCATTAACAATAGTAATCAGAACCAAGCAAATCACATATCTATACCGATCTAATTCGACGGCGTTCATTCGGTATGCCAAGATACCACAAAAATATAAAGATGCCAGTTTCAGATCTAGATAGAGTTTTCTATGCAAATTCACATGGTACTGAGTCGCTCAACGCCCAACATAAAGAAGCAAGTGCATGTGCTTCAAAACTTGGGAAATCTTTTGAATTGGAACAACCCCATATCTTTAGATAAAACAATTATTCGATACACTGTTTAAACCTTTACAGTAATCATCTCTAGTCCTAACCCTCCTCTCTTGATCTTTGATTGCAGGTTATGGTTCATGCAAGTACGAGATACTTCCCTAATCTGAAGTGAAGAACCTACTGCCTTCGATctgatttttttattgtttttgataagCTTCGTCATTCTATTACacagttttctttcttttattctctTTAAAGGAAAAATTCTCAATTATTTCCAGAATGGAATTCAAATCAATAATATTCAAATTTTCAACTTTTAGTCTAAATTCATGTTATCCAATGGAGTCAACTAAGTAAACTCCCAGTAAAGTAAATTCCCTGATAACAGGGAAGGATGCCAAAAATTAACCAGTGGTCACTGTAATTGGATACCTGCAAATCCAAATGACTGAAGTCTATTGATGCAACAAACACTTATTATTTTTGTGCCCATTCAAAGTACATTTACACAATGAGATTAGTAAATCATCAtattgaaagtaaagtaaattACATGAGCAGCTGTTCAGTGAAAGTAGAGTTTCAAAAGGTTTCATCTGGTAACGTTTTTCCAGAGCCATAATCTTGAGAGTTTCAATTGCTTTCTTAGAACAGAGTATATTCATGTCATACAAACCGGTTACTAGAACAGTAGGCTTGCCCATGCAGCGATAAAAGCAAAGCCACCAGCTGGAGCTAAAGTAGAAAATTTTCTGTCCTCAAGAAGTGCAACAGCGTAACACCTgcaaaatctctcagaaaatcagTTTCTTCACATTGTGACGCAAACTATATAAGTGGTTGAAATAAAAAAACACATAAAACCATGATGGCATAATTACTAAGTGAAAGCGCACAGAGCAGGCATTGTGTTATTACAAGTGTAACTGAAAGTTCTTCGTCACATTGGCTGATCCATATTAACAATAGCTAGGTTGTCATCGTACACAGCAACTAATTGTAGTTCAAGCATTAAATTGAGGAAGGACACAGAAGCTTCGATGATGTAGTGAAAAGGAGTAAGACATGGTATTGTTCGACCTTTTGCGAGAAAAAACGATCATACATGGAGAGAACAAGAAATTCATAACTTCCAACCGGACTAGATGGAGCAAGTTTGGGTCCTTGCCAGTCTCCTAATGCAAGAACTAACATGTTATATGGGAAAAAATATGAAAGACGAAGAGGCAAATTAGAACTAGGCTAGTGACCGGTAGTGTTGTAAAGCTACATATTGCGTGCTTGGGGTGGGGTTCAGGGGTATCTTCTAAATATAGTCCATCTATCTCCCGAACCTTATCCTAGTGAACCTTAGTTACCTCAAGCATCTAAAAGAGTGAGGAGGTAGCCAGAAGGTAGCAGAGACACAGTATATATATTGTATATGGGAACAAAGTTCACTAGTGAAATGATTTGAATTCACCTAGTAAACCTTACTTCCGAGTTCAACAAGTATTAACAACAATGCTTAACTATAAAAGCTCGATAAAGAAAATCAAGATACGCAACAAGCCACAAGGGTATAATGAGGGTGTAACAAATAGTTAAGAAAGCATATCTAGCAACAAAAACATAAAGTGGCTTAACATTGAAATCCCAATTTCCAAACATGCAAAAACTCCAAGCACGataatcaaaagataaatcaCTTCAAAAGGGTACCACAATTATAACAGGAATTCGGCACTTACGTCCCCGAGAAAGCCATAATTCCAGTCGTTAGAAGACCTCCAAACTACATCAGgaaaaaccatcaaatgaaaaGTCAAACACATGAAAAAAGAGTTGAGGTTCCTATACATTCTCATAATCCAAAAATTGACTTACTACAGTAGGGTGTTTAGTGAGAGGAGCTCCAAGCAAAGCTGCTGTATGAACCAGATGATAGACAGATGCAGTTTGCCAAACCTAAGAAATTGATCGATTTCAGGAATATCAGTACTCgattatgattttcatcagatCAAATTTAAATAAAAGAAATTGGAAATCAATAAGTAAGCATACGTACGTCTTTGTAAGCAGGGTTTTTGGGTTTAAAACCATGAGCTCCATAAGCGCCCAAACCTATAGCTGCCATTCCTGTTTTGCATATTTCCGAATTGTGAGTAAAATCCTAAAACTCAAATAGATAACAGAAACTATTATATAATAATATAGAGAATTAGATAGAGAATTAGGGCTTACCAGAGATGGCAGCAACTTTGTGCCAGTGACGAGGATCCATTACTGGGCTGAACTGAGAAATGTCTTCTTTCCTCTCGATAGCCGTCTTTATATTTAGCAGCAGAAGAAAATGTATATTTTATATAAACCCTTAAAGGTAATACATTATTGAAGAGACCCCCTCGATGGAAAATGGTTTTGTTTAATCACTACTTGCAAGGGAGGTAGGTAGGATCACCGTAACCACCAAATGCACACAAATTTTGTCACCACAATTTTTCTTGATCAAAAATACACCACGATGGCACTACCAAAGTCTGTGATCTATTCTTCTTGTTTTCATTTTATCTTCTTGATTGGGGTTCAGGGGGGAACAAATTTTAAACTTTACACAAGAAAAAGGTACACGGTGAAATAAAAGGTGGTAGTTTTACTAGGAAATTTGACCATACTTCATTGCAAAATGGATCGTGATATTAATATATATACAACAACAGTACATGGACCAGAGTTCCTAATAGAAGACTTCAATTAGGGTAGTGTGCTGTTTACTTTCTCGCAATCTTTTTCCTGTTCGGCGGTTCAACGCGGCATGGTCTTCCAAAGCCTCAACAAAGAAGTCAAGAATTGTATATTAAGGGAATTGGGTGTAGTCAGCTTTAAGTAGGATTTTGTGAAGGATCTTCTGATGCCATTGTTCTGCTATTTCGACCAATTGATTAGGTGCTTCACATGCAAATCATCACACTCTGTAGTGTGAACTATTCTTCATTCTGTTGACGCCAATCAGCAAATGATATATAAGTTGAACTTGCTGCGATAGAAGAAAAGTAAAACTTAACACTTTAGATGCCAATACATAAAAGAACTAAACAAAACGGCATCGGTGACAGTTTTTAACAGTCTCAGTAGCTAGTGATTCAGGGTCAAAAAGAGAATCCCTAACACCAATCACAAACTTACCAATCAGGAGCCTGCTAGCTTAGGCTTTAATCTTGGTGAGATCGAGAAGCTTCTTGTTCTTGATGAGGAAGCACAAAATCAGGCACCTCATCTATATCTTCAAAGGGCTGATGAAAATGCAAAGACTAAGCAAAAAAGAAGCAAAATTGGGAAGGACAAGAAAAAAACTAGCTGAAAGAACACCGAAAACAATGAATAGTGCAGGCATTACCTGCCATAGTTGTAAGAGATGCCATAACAAGAAATCTATGATCATAACCAAGCAGAAAAGTTTGCCAGCCCAAGCACCACAAGTAAGGTACCTATAATAACATGACAATTTATATAAGCCACATGTTAGGCGGCACAGTTAGTACttgaaattgagcataattcTAAATGGAGACTACCGTGAGAGGCGTGGCAGAAGATTCTCTTCAGAACATGTCAATGCACGATCATATACAACTTCAGTCCTTCTGGCCACATCATGCCAACTATATAATTGTTTCAACTGGCAGGAAAAGCAACGGAAATATATTAATATGAAGCAAAAATGGGGACACTAAGTTCAAGATAACTAGACTCACTCACACGAAGGTGCATAGCTTGGGGGTCAATATTCGGAAGTATGTCTATTGCCTTCTTTACTGCTTGCACCATGTCGCTTGGTACCGGTTCTGCCAGAACAATCATGCCATCAGGAAGTACCTGCGTGACAGAAAAAAGGAACATTCATTTCACAGAGGAAACTATTTTCATCTACAATCAATGAAGACATTAAATAGATTTAGTAAATAAATACACAGGCAAGCTAGAGAGAGGATGTGGCAAGGTGCATGCCTCTGGGACACCTCCTACTCGTGTACTGACGGTTAACAACCCACAACTAGCAGCTTCCAATATTGCTATACAGAATGCTTCTGTCAGggaactgcaaaaaaaaaaaaaaaattgtgcctTGAAAGTTTAGATAACTTGCTCCACTGCCCCAAGTCCACTTTGATGAGTTATTGTTGAAAATGAGTAACTGCATATGCGCAAATTCCATGCGTACCTATTCAAGAAGATATGTCCAGTAATCAAGACAGACCGTACTTGAGCATGTGGAACAGCCCCTAACATTTCGAAacgatcttgaagtgaatgtttTTCCCTCATTTCTTCCAGACGCACTCGTTTAGGGCCATCCCCTCCAACAATGAATCGGACCTTCAGACAGATGTTTAGCGTTAGATGAATGACATCAGAGAGTTGCGAAATAATTTACTAAGCAGGGATTCCCTTTCACTGGCAGGTAGGTTTATCAAACTATCATAGTCAACAAATTATAGTTTAATACTTTTGACACATTTAACAAGAAACTATTCAGAGCTCGACAAACTTACATTTGGGTACAAACGGCAGACTTCAGGAATGACTTCTACAAGCAAATCAGCCCCCTTCCGGTAAACTAGTCTGCTTATCACAACAATAATAATTTCATCACGACTCAATTTCTCTGGTGCAGGTGTGAACATAGCCGTGTCAACAGCATTTGGTATCATGAAGACCTTTTCTGGGGGTAATCCGGACCTCAGGACCGTATTTTCCTTGCTTGTATGAGAAACACATATTGCCTGATTCACATCTGCCAAAGTAAATTGCAATACCTTATTCATGTGAATGCTTCCTACATCAGAAAACCCATAGAGTGAGTGATCAGTAAATACGACTTTGTATCCCATGGTCCGTGCATGCATCAAAGCTTCATGACAAAGAGTTGAGAAGGCTTGATGTCCATGCACCAAGGAAATTTTCTCCCGAACAAGGATTGTCCGTACAATTGGAAGTGTCCCATAGAAGGTTGGCAATGTATTCTGCATGAGAAATGGTTTCCACGGTATATAGTAGACTTTCAGACCACCAGTCATATACCGCACCCCAGAACGATTTCCATAAGCATGAGTCATAACAACTACCTAGAGAAGCCATGATCAGAATTGcgtaaataccaaaagaaaaacataatgtaGTGATTCACTGTCATAGGACGAACAAAAAGGAGAGCTCCTTAAGATACTAAATTCTCACCTTGTGACCAAGCTTAAGAAGACATTGGGAGAGCAGATAAATGTGATTCTCCACACCACCAAAGTTAGGGTAAAAAAAATCAGATACCATCAATATTCTTAGGCGTCTCTTTTGATCCATTGTGTTTGATGGCATCAAGCAACTGTAGCAACAGAAAACTCGTTAGCAAAAACATCAGACTACTAGCAGTCTAGCACATTACGATGTATTCATGAATCAGCTTGCAATAATACCAGCATTTAAACCATCTTGGACTCACTAACAAATTGACGCAACTGAATTGATGAACTGATACAAGTCTCGAAAAAGGAGATGGTACAGTACTAAGATTCGAGACTCGGCTAAAACCCAAAATTCCATAAAGCTATCTAGAAGACCCCTCCAGTCACTTATTTTATTGGTATCTTTGAATGAATGAAGCAGGGCATAAACAGGTGGGTACACAATCTTGCTCCTTAAGCCACTTAATTTATTGCACAAGTCTAACAT includes the following:
- the LOC113288138 gene encoding glucan endo-1,3-beta-glucosidase 4-like, which codes for MKTSPIVVLAVLFSALLVMVIPQNSVEADGELGQQWCIVDRQASNETIQGALNWACSQGDDICLNIQEGKPCYLPNTLEDHASYAFNSYYQKFKSQGATCYFNGAAMANEEDPSYGSCKYEILP
- the LOC113288139 gene encoding transmembrane protein 256 homolog, whose product is MDPRHWHKVAAISGMAAIGLGAYGAHGFKPKNPAYKDVWQTASVYHLVHTAALLGAPLTKHPTVFGGLLTTGIMAFSGTCYAVALLEDRKFSTLAPAGGFAFIAAWASLLF
- the LOC113288136 gene encoding phosphatidylinositol N-acetylglucosaminyltransferase subunit A-like, yielding MVFQFTKAKSWRAQRSTRAYSQSFVSCLMPSNTMDQKRRLRILMVSDFFYPNFGGVENHIYLLSQCLLKLGHKVVVMTHAYGNRSGVRYMTGGLKVYYIPWKPFLMQNTLPTFYGTLPIVRTILVREKISLVHGHQAFSTLCHEALMHARTMGYKVVFTDHSLYGFSDVGSIHMNKVLQFTLADVNQAICVSHTSKENTVLRSGLPPEKVFMIPNAVDTAMFTPAPEKLSRDEIIIVVISRLVYRKGADLLVEVIPEVCRLYPNVRFIVGGDGPKRVRLEEMREKHSLQDRFEMLGAVPHAQVRSVLITGHIFLNSSLTEAFCIAILEAASCGLLTVSTRVGGVPEVLPDGMIVLAEPVPSDMVQAVKKAIDILPNIDPQAMHLRLKQLYSWHDVARRTEVVYDRALTCSEENLLPRLSRYLTCGAWAGKLFCLVMIIDFLLWHLLQLWQPFEDIDEVPDFVLPHQEQEASRSHQD